The genomic stretch TTCAAATCCACACTCACAGCTTGCACCTGGCTGAGCACCTTTAAAATGATGGGACTTACACTGAGTGTGAACATGATAAATCACAGAAAACCATCAGCATGCTTCATGGAGGAACTACTTAATTTAACCAATTTTATTTTGGGGAAGGTACAGGGCTGGTAATACCTTGAGCTGGCAACCCTTCGGCAGCCACCAAAGCAGCCCCACTGCACTGTGCTACAAAATGTGAGAGGAGAATTCAACACCCACATCCCTgtcagggctgggacagctgagggAACTGCTTTCTTGGTGCTTGTTTTGAGCAGGTTTTGGAGATCAAATTCTTTTGTGCCAATAAAAATTAGCTAGGTTTTAGACAGAGTTCatctgggctgggtttgcacTAACATCCATCCAATGTTTCCATTTCTGGACCAAAATGCTtggctgtgcctggcaccaCAAGCAGTGTCTTGCAaagccccagtgccacctggACTTAACAGTTCTTTGCTACTCCCCTGCCCAGAGTCCTTGCAACGCTGAGCTGTCAGAAATGAACCCCCACCCTGACCTGAGGAGGAACAGGACCCACAAGTGCCTGCAGGAGAACGACATAAATCCTACTGCTCCCCCACACCAGCAGTTATTGAGATATTAATTACCTTTTGTCTGCAAAGTGgctcctttttgttttcctcagctttGACGTCCTGTTGAGCAGCTTCTTTGGGTGTATTAACTGCTAACACATCGTTGATGGTAGAGCCCACAACCATTATTTTCGCTCCATTTGTTACTTTGATTTCCCGCAACGTTTTCTCCTCGGGCAGCAGTCCCTTGAACATCACTTTCTGCATGGCCGGCGGGAGGCCTAGGGGCAAGCACAGCGATtaggggcggcggcggggcggggaggcgcggggaggcggcggcggccccaCAGACCTGTGAGCGAGTGGATCTTCTGCTTCAGCTCGGCTCCCGTGCTGTCCAGGCAGAACTTCACGTCGTACTTGTTCTTGTTCCAGATCACCTTCagctccaccagctccctgccGCCGTCCTCGTCGCCGCCGTTGCTGACAGACGCCTGCGGGGGCTCCCGGCGCTCCTCGCCGTCCGGAGACCGCCCCGCCGCCGGCGAGCCGCCCGCTCCGCCGCAGCCCAGCGGCAGCTCCGGCGCCTCCGCCTCCATACCCGGCTCATCGGCACCTGCGGGGAGCAGACAGGAAGATCCCGGCCCACGGGAgctgccccggcccggccccgctccggccccggAGCGCCGCCCGCAGCGTGTCCGGGGCCGGCTCCCCGCGCTGGCGActcccggcccgccccgccgccccctgCACCGGCACCGCGGGCTCCAGGCACCGCGGGCTCCCGATACCGCGGGCTCCGGGCACCGCGGGCTCCGGGGCTCCCGGCCGCGCTCCCGTACCatcggcggcggcggcggcggcagccaTGATGATTGTGTACAATCCGCCGCGGGGCACGCCGGGAaacgccgccgccgccgctgctggGCCGCGCCGGCTGCCGTAGTCGCCCCCTCCCGCCTCTCAACgtgggggcggcggcggcggcccccaGATCGCGCCCCCGCAGCACCAGCTGTGCCGCCCCGGGAGACGGGAGGGGAGCCGGACCCTCCTCTCAGCTCTCCGGGCACCGGAACTCCCGCACGCTGCCGGGCCCGTGGTGGCGGCCGCGGTGCCCTCGCGCGACCGGACGAAGCGGGGGGCAGCGCCTTTAAGGGGCGCCCCGCccccggcggcggcgcgcgCGGGGATTGGCTGCCGCGGCCGGGCGGAAACAGCGCCGCGGCCACGTGGGCGCGTGGCGGGATGGCGCGAGCTCTGCGCGCTCTGCGCTGCGCggcgggaccgggaccgggaccgggaccgggaccgggaccgggaccgggaccgggaccgggaccgggaccgggaccgggaccgggacccgAGCGGGGGCCGCGGGTCCGGTTCGGGCCCAGCCCCACAGGTAACCGACCCCTCGGCAGCCCCGCCCCTGCCCACCCCCGGGGCTGCGCTGCGGCGGGGCGgggttttgggttggaaaacATAAATTCGGGCTCTGGAGGGGTGCGGGGGCTGCTGGATCCCCGTAGTCCTCCTGCCGGCGCTCCCGGGCTTGCCCTTCCACCGTGTCCCGGTGCCCTCTCCCCCTGCGGGGTCACGGTTGCTGTACCGTGGCCGTGCTGTTCCTGGCATGTGCCCGCTTGCCCGGGATTGCCAGGTCGCTTCCGGGACTCTCTTCCTGGGAGTAGGCATCCATAAGTTATTTTCAGAGCCAGTGCCCCCGGAGCTGGGGGCGCCCCGGGGTGCGGTGCCGCTCCCGCCTCGGTGCCGCTGCCATCGCAGGCAGCATCcagctcccttccagctcaTATTTAGAACTCTCCCCTGGGTCTCCTATGTGACCGCCTCCTCTGATTTCCCCACGATTACAGGTTTT from Haemorhous mexicanus isolate bHaeMex1 chromosome 17, bHaeMex1.pri, whole genome shotgun sequence encodes the following:
- the UBFD1 gene encoding ubiquitin domain-containing protein UBFD1 is translated as MAAAAAAADGADEPGMEAEAPELPLGCGGAGGSPAAGRSPDGEERREPPQASVSNGGDEDGGRELVELKVIWNKNKYDVKFCLDSTGAELKQKIHSLTGLPPAMQKVMFKGLLPEEKTLREIKVTNGAKIMVVGSTINDVLAVNTPKEAAQQDVKAEENKKEPLCRQKQHRKVLDKGKPDDVMPSVKGVQERLPTVPLSGMYNKSGGKVRLTFKLEQDQLWIGTKERTEKLPMGSIKNVVSEPIEGHEDYHMMAFQLGPTEASYYWVYWVPTQYVDAIKDTVLGKWQYF